DNA from Actinoplanes sp. SE50/110:
TTTTCATGGGCGACGTGGGCTCGCTGGGACTCGGCGCGCTGATCGGCGGACTCGCGGTGGCCACCCGTACCACGTTGCTGTCGATCCTGATCGGTGGCCTGTTCGTCATCATCACGGTCACCTGGGTGATCCAGATCGTCTCCTACCGGACCACCGGGCGGCGGGTGTTCCGGATGGTGCCGTTGCACCACCACTTCGAGCTGGCCGGGTGGAGCGAGGTCAACATCGTCGTGCGGTTCTGGATCGTGGCCGGGGTCTGCGCGGCGATCGGCCTCGGCCTGTTCTACACCGACTTCCTGGCGGCCGTCGGGTAGCGGTCGTGGCGCGGGGCGGCTCCCCGCGCCACGACCTGCCGAACGGTCAGCCGAAGACGCCGAACGTGTGCGTCGTGCTCGACGTGTACGTCTCCCCCGGCCGCAGCGTCGTCGACGGGAAATGCGGCTGGTTCGGGCTGTCCGGGTAGTGCTGGGTTTCCAGCGCGAACGCGTCACCCTGCCGGTACTGCCGCCCGGAGATGCCGCGCAGCCGACCGTCGAGGAAGTTCCCGGAGTAGAACTGCACGCCCGGCTCGGTCGTCTCGATGGTCAGCTGCCGCCCGGTCGCCGGGTCCCGGACGATCGCCGCCACCCGGTCGGCGAGCACATAATTGTGGTCGTAGCCCCGCCCGTACGCCAATTGCGGATCGTCGTCGCGCAGCCGTTCACCGATCGCGTGGAACGTGCGGAAATCGAACGGGGTGCCCTCGACCGGCGCCAGTTCACCGGTCGGAATCAGCGCCGCGTCGACCGGCGTGTAATGGCCGGCGTTGATCTGCAGAAGATGGTCGCCGATCGTCCCACTGCCCTCGCCGGCCAGATTCCAGTACGCGTGGTTGGTCAGATTCACCACGGTCGGCTGGTCGGTCGTCGCGTGATAGTCGATCCGCAGCCGGAGCTCGTCGTCGAAGCTGAAGGTCACGGCCGTCTCGACGGCGCCGGGAAAACCTTCTTCACCGTCAGGACTGGTGTACGTCATCCGCACCCCGTCCGTGACCTCGGTGGCCGCCCAGACCCGCTTGTCGAAACCGCGCAGCCCGCCGTGCAGCGTATTCGCCCCCTCGTTCCCGGCCAGCTTGTACGCCTGCCCGTCGAGGGTGAACGTACCGCCGCCGATCCGGTTCCCGTACCGCCCGATGGTCGCGCCGAAGTACGGATTGTCCGGGTCGGTGTAACCGCTCATGTCGGCGAAGCCGAGCGTCACCTCGCCCAGCCGCCCGTCCCGATCCGGCACGATCACCGACTGGATGGTGGCACCCCAGGTGAGGACCGACACCGACGCCCCGCTCGC
Protein-coding regions in this window:
- a CDS encoding aldose epimerase family protein, with the translated sequence MTRIDSTPFGEAPDGTAIEKWTLTGASGASVSVLTWGATIQSVIVPDRDGRLGEVTLGFADMSGYTDPDNPYFGATIGRYGNRIGGGTFTLDGQAYKLAGNEGANTLHGGLRGFDKRVWAATEVTDGVRMTYTSPDGEEGFPGAVETAVTFSFDDELRLRIDYHATTDQPTVVNLTNHAYWNLAGEGSGTIGDHLLQINAGHYTPVDAALIPTGELAPVEGTPFDFRTFHAIGERLRDDDPQLAYGRGYDHNYVLADRVAAIVRDPATGRQLTIETTEPGVQFYSGNFLDGRLRGISGRQYRQGDAFALETQHYPDSPNQPHFPSTTLRPGETYTSSTTHTFGVFG